From a single Hymenobacter sp. YIM 151500-1 genomic region:
- a CDS encoding CPBP family intramembrane glutamic endopeptidase, with amino-acid sequence MRKSAPWALLSVARCPARPIKGLSRPLYYERNSVFTYLTSSAMLPYRPLGFAQSVLYFGVSALLFRLSVYLLLPFLLASGVAAFTSFLISYSVPLSAFILATVGLVAQEKNLPHWRARLRFSPLTGRQVLLCLGLFVLSFLLTGLLLPTARYLAAIPQLAPPDFLPDLLNPNAAAPGGAPTTFMGVTLKGAYWVIPVYFIFLTFFNILGEEIWFRGYLLPRQELVWGGRTWLYHGIFWCLFHTPIYPWTIVYLLPTTLAVSYAAQRFRNTWAGFLIHYAGNGVLALIPIILGVLR; translated from the coding sequence ATGCGCAAGTCTGCACCCTGGGCGCTACTGAGCGTGGCGCGGTGCCCAGCCCGGCCGATTAAGGGGTTGTCTCGTCCCCTGTACTACGAGCGGAATAGCGTATTCACTTACCTGACCTCTTCCGCTATGCTTCCTTATCGGCCGCTGGGTTTTGCGCAATCTGTGCTGTATTTTGGGGTGTCGGCCTTGCTGTTTCGGTTGTCGGTTTACCTGCTCCTCCCCTTTTTGCTGGCGTCGGGTGTTGCCGCATTTACCTCGTTTCTGATCAGCTACAGCGTACCGCTTTCAGCGTTCATCCTCGCCACTGTGGGGCTGGTAGCCCAGGAAAAGAACCTCCCGCACTGGCGGGCCAGGCTCCGCTTCTCCCCGCTCACGGGCCGTCAGGTGCTGCTGTGTCTGGGTCTGTTTGTGCTTAGCTTCCTGCTGACCGGCCTGCTGCTGCCCACGGCCAGGTATCTGGCTGCCATTCCTCAGCTGGCGCCGCCCGATTTTCTGCCTGATCTGCTGAACCCCAATGCCGCCGCACCGGGCGGGGCCCCGACAACTTTTATGGGCGTGACGCTAAAGGGAGCGTACTGGGTAATTCCCGTTTACTTCATCTTCCTGACTTTCTTTAATATTCTGGGGGAAGAAATCTGGTTTCGCGGCTACCTGCTGCCGCGTCAGGAGCTGGTGTGGGGCGGGCGCACCTGGCTGTACCACGGCATTTTCTGGTGCCTGTTTCACACCCCTATCTATCCCTGGACCATTGTGTACCTGCTACCTACTACGCTGGCCGTCAGCTATGCCGCGCAACGTTTCAGGAACACCTGGGCCGGATTTCTGATTCATTACGCCGGTAACGGTGTTCTGGCGCTTATTCCGATTATTCTGGGTGTGCTGCGGTGA
- a CDS encoding DUF4846 domain-containing protein, with the protein MLVRILAIAMLGSCPLLDKPRRPTAAFFPALADSLQTPAAAPTQYAWLAPGRYAARNSLAARFPAPAGYQRTAVAPGSFGHWLRHLPLLPPGTPVRLYNGQLKSRQDVHAAVLDLDVGQQDLQQCADAVIRLRAEYLFSQDPARIHFQLTSGHDIAFPQWCAGTGFRVVGADDVQPASKVAEAPTHAALRRYLVQIFSYAGTRSLARELQPVPLAQVQPGDVLIQAGSPGHAVLVLDVAVQPTTGQRVALLAQSYMPAQQVHVLKAGPQPGAGAWFALDPARLQVHTPEWTFAREELGRF; encoded by the coding sequence ATGCTAGTCCGTATTTTGGCTATAGCCATGCTAGGTAGCTGCCCGCTACTGGATAAGCCACGCAGGCCAACTGCCGCGTTCTTCCCTGCTCTGGCCGATTCGCTACAGACACCGGCAGCCGCGCCCACTCAATATGCGTGGCTGGCGCCTGGCCGCTACGCGGCCCGCAACAGTCTGGCCGCCCGGTTTCCGGCGCCGGCCGGCTACCAGCGGACCGCGGTGGCGCCGGGCTCCTTTGGGCACTGGCTACGCCACCTGCCGCTGCTGCCGCCAGGTACACCGGTGCGCCTCTACAATGGCCAGCTGAAAAGCCGCCAGGATGTGCACGCCGCCGTGCTCGACCTCGATGTAGGCCAGCAGGACTTGCAGCAGTGTGCCGATGCCGTGATTCGGCTGCGGGCCGAGTATCTGTTCAGCCAGGACCCCGCCCGCATCCACTTCCAGCTCACCAGCGGCCACGACATTGCCTTCCCGCAGTGGTGCGCCGGCACGGGTTTCCGGGTGGTGGGCGCCGATGATGTGCAACCAGCTTCCAAAGTCGCCGAAGCCCCCACGCACGCAGCGCTGCGCCGCTACCTGGTCCAGATTTTCAGCTACGCCGGCACCCGCTCCCTGGCCCGTGAGCTACAACCGGTGCCCCTGGCCCAGGTGCAGCCCGGCGACGTACTCATTCAGGCTGGTTCGCCGGGGCACGCCGTGCTGGTGCTCGACGTGGCCGTGCAGCCCACTACCGGCCAGCGCGTGGCCTTGCTGGCCCAGAGCTACATGCCGGCTCAGCAAGTGCACGTGCTCAAGGCTGGTCCCCAGCCAGGCGCCGGAGCGTGGTTTGCCCTGGACCCCGCCCGGCTCCAGGTACACACGCCGGAGTGGACGTTTGCGCGGGAAGAATTGGGCCGGTTTTGA
- a CDS encoding SIR2 family NAD-dependent protein deacylase, with protein sequence MPMKKKLVALTGAGISAESGLATFRGSDGLWEGHRIEDVASPEGWARNPALVLDFYNQRRAAARAALPNAGHVALVELEKDFDVVVVTQNVDDLHERAGSSRVMHVHGKLLEARSSYFDQLVYPMTSDRIELGDLCERGTQLRPNIVWFGEAVPLMERAIEEAATADVFLVVGTSLQVYPAAGLVNYVRRDVPIYIIDPSRPPVVSRPNLHFITEPASTGVPRVAAELRGQVSQG encoded by the coding sequence ATGCCTATGAAAAAGAAACTGGTGGCCCTGACCGGGGCCGGTATTTCGGCGGAAAGCGGGCTGGCCACGTTCCGGGGCTCGGATGGGCTCTGGGAAGGGCACCGCATCGAGGACGTGGCCTCGCCCGAGGGCTGGGCCCGCAACCCGGCCCTGGTGCTCGACTTCTACAACCAGCGCCGGGCCGCCGCCCGCGCCGCCCTGCCCAACGCCGGCCACGTGGCGCTGGTAGAGTTGGAAAAGGACTTCGACGTGGTAGTGGTGACGCAAAACGTGGATGACTTGCACGAGCGGGCCGGCTCCTCACGCGTCATGCACGTGCACGGCAAGCTGCTGGAGGCCCGCAGCTCCTACTTCGACCAGCTGGTGTACCCCATGACCTCGGACCGAATTGAGCTGGGCGACTTGTGCGAGCGGGGTACCCAGCTGCGCCCCAACATCGTGTGGTTTGGCGAGGCCGTGCCCCTGATGGAGCGCGCCATCGAGGAAGCCGCCACCGCCGACGTGTTTTTGGTGGTGGGCACCTCGTTGCAGGTATATCCGGCGGCGGGCCTGGTCAACTACGTGCGCCGCGACGTGCCGATTTACATTATTGACCCCAGTCGCCCGCCGGTGGTGTCACGCCCCAACCTGCACTTCATCACCGAACCCGCCTCCACGGGTGTACCGCGGGTGGCGGCGGAGCTGCGCGGGCAGGTATCCCAGGGCTAA
- a CDS encoding metal-dependent hydrolase, translating into MASIIGHCALGATLGKLLLPERRHWPYWLLAAACAFLPDADVVGFKLHVAYGSLWGHRRLSHSLLAAAVVATALVGLLAWRPPAAPPPPPRLWLLLFLATASHGVLDAMTTGGLGVAFFSPFAPERYFFGFRPIAVSPIGVRNFVGEWATRVLRSELQWVLLPCLLLLLSQAGWRRLGRRAARE; encoded by the coding sequence GTGGCTTCCATCATCGGGCACTGCGCCTTGGGCGCTACGCTGGGCAAGCTGCTCTTGCCGGAGCGGCGGCACTGGCCTTATTGGCTGCTGGCCGCCGCCTGCGCCTTCCTGCCCGATGCCGACGTGGTGGGCTTCAAGCTGCACGTGGCCTACGGCAGTCTGTGGGGGCACCGCAGGCTGAGCCATTCGCTGCTAGCTGCGGCGGTAGTGGCCACGGCTCTGGTGGGGCTGTTGGCCTGGCGCCCACCGGCTGCCCCTCCCCCGCCGCCCCGATTGTGGCTGCTCCTGTTTCTGGCCACGGCCTCGCACGGCGTGCTCGACGCCATGACGACGGGCGGCCTGGGAGTGGCGTTTTTTAGCCCTTTTGCCCCTGAGCGGTACTTTTTCGGCTTTCGGCCCATTGCGGTGTCGCCGATTGGGGTGCGCAATTTTGTGGGCGAGTGGGCGACGCGGGTGCTCCGCAGTGAGCTGCAATGGGTGCTGCTGCCGTGTCTGCTGCTGCTGTTGAGTCAGGCGGGGTGGCGGCGGCTGGGTAGGCGGGCGGCGCGCGAGTAG